The Paraburkholderia largidicola DNA segment CATCACGACGGGCGCGGACAAGGGCATTTATCGCGGCTTTGCGGAGCGCTATGCGCCGATCCTCAAACGCGACGGCGTGACGCTCGATATCCGCAGTTCATCCGGTTCCGTCGAGAACTACGAGCGGCTCAAAGACTCCACGAGCGAATATCAGGTGGGCTTCGTTCAATCGGGCACCACCGTGCCGCAGGAAACCGATCGTCTGGAAACGATTGCCGCCGTTTCGTATGAACCGATCTGGGTTTTCTACCGTGACGCACAGACCATCAACCGCCTTGCGCAACTGCGCGGCAAACGGATCGGCATCGGCGTGCCGGGCAGCGGACTTCTGGAGGTGTCGCGGGTCTTGCTCGGCTACAGCGATATCACGCGTGACAACACCCAGCTGTTCGAAATGGATGCGTCGAAAGCCTGGCGCTGCCTCGAAGACGGCTGTCTCGATGCAGCGTTTTTCATCGGCAGGCCGGATGCGCCGATGCAGCAGATGTTGCTGAAAAGCGATTTGAAGCTGATGAGCTTCGCTCAGGCGGACGCGCTGGTGCAGAAATTCCCGTCGCTGAAGAAGGTGACGTTCCCGCGCGCCTCCACCAGCATCGTCGACGATCGCCCGCAAACGGACGTCACGCTGCTGGCCGCGACGGCGCTACTGGTCGCGAAGGACACGTTGCATCCCGCGCTCGTCTATCTGCTGCTCGACGCAGCCAGAACCGCGCATGCGGGCGAGGACTATTTCACGCCGCTCGGCACCTTCCCCAATCTGAATACCGAAGAATTCCCCGTCTCCAGCGAGAGCGAGCGTTACTTCAAATCGGGACGTCCGTTCCTGCAGCGCTACCTGCCGTTCTGGCTCGCGAGCTTCGTCGAACGGCGCCTGCTGATTCTCGTGCCGTTCATGGCCGTGCTGATCGGGCTGGTGCAGGCGCTGCCGCGGATCCTGGAGTCGCGCGTGAAGAAGCGCTTCGTGGTCTGGTATCGCGAACTCAAATCGCTGGAAGACGAAATCTGGAAGACCGCGCAGCCGTCCGCACACCAGCTCGCGCAATGGCACAACGAACTCGAGAGCATCGACGCGCAGGCGAGCCAGATACGCGTGCCGACGCGTTACCTGCACGACGTCTATGCGCTCAAGCAGGCGATCAGCGTGGTGCGGCACCGCATCTCGCGGGCGGCGGGATCGGACGGTTAGCGCGGGCAATCGTGCCGTGACTCAGCGGAGACAACGGGAGTTGGGCGAAGTCCCTTGCGCGCGGCATGCTCGACGTGCTGATCCGCGCGGGCCTGATCCATTCTCGCGATCTAGAACTTCTCCGACGCGCCGTCTGCCTGATCCGTCGCGTGAAGCGCTCGCCACGCCGCGAGCGCTTCTTCGAGGTTGAAGAACATCCGACCACGACCCAACGTCGTGCCAAGCGACGAGAGCTGAACCGCCGCGAGCACGCCGGGATTGAGGTGCACGAGCCAGGTCGCGATGCCCCGCTCGCGCTGCCTTTTCTCGGCTTCGATCAGCATCTTGAGCGCGGTGTATTCGAGATCGAACACGGCGCTCATCTCCAGAATGACGACCTTTGGCTGCGCCTCGTCGATCAGCGGCCGCAGCTTCTGCGCAATGTGCTCCGCGTTGGCAAAGAACACACGTCCTTCCACCCGCACGACCAGAAGCCCCGGGAACACCTCATCGTCGGGATGCTCGTCCGATACGGGGCGGAACACGTTAGTGCCCAGCTTGCGACGCAGCACGTAGACGGGCGGATCGGCGACCTGATGCGCGAGCGCCACCAGCGACACGACAATCGCCACAAGGATGCCCTGCAAGGTGCCGAGCAGCACGACGCCCGCCAGCGCGGCCAGCGCCCAGAGGAATTCGGTGCGACGTATTCGCAGAATCGCGCGGAAATCGGCCGGGCTGAACAGGCCGATCGAATAGACGATCACCACGGCGGCCAGCGTCGCGTGCGGCATCAGACCGATCAACGGCGCGAGCAGCAGCATCGTGCCGAGCGTGACGGCCGCCGTGACGAGCTGGGCGAATTGCGAGCGCGCGCCTGCCAGCCGGTTGACGGCCGTCTGGCTCGTGCCGCCGCCCGCGGGCATCGAGCCGAGCCAGGCGCCTGCGGCATTGCCGAGTCCCGTGGCGAACAGTTCGCGGTTCGGCTTCGGCATGGGTTCGCCATTGTCCGCAAACGCGCGCCCGGCCGCGATCGTCTCGGTGAAGCTCATCAGCGCGATGCCGGCCGCGTCCTTCCAGAGCGCGCCGACCAGCGAGAAATCGGGCACCACGACAGAGGGCAAACCCGTCGGAATATGGCCGACCAGGCCGACGCCATGCGCAGGCAGGCCCAGCAGCACCACCGCGCCGATCCCGCAGGCGACGGCGATCAAGGGCGCGGGCGCGCGCGGATAGAAGTGCTCGAAAGCCACGAGAATGACGATCGTCGCCACGCCGACGGCCACCGTCCACCACGACGCGTCGGGAATGCCCATCACCAGGGCCGCGACGTTGTGAAAAAACGAACCCTTTTCCGGGTGGATGCCGAACAGCTTCGGCAACTGATCCAGCACGATGACGACGGCGATCCCCGCCTTGAAGCCCGTCAGAACAGGATCGGAAATGAAGTTGGCGACGAACCCGAGGCGCAGCAGCGCGGCCAGCGCAAGCATGCCGCCGACGAGCAGCGTGAGCGTCGCCGTGGCGCGCATCAGCTCGGCCGTCTGGCCGCCGGGAACGGCCTGCGCGAGCGCGGCGGCCGTCAGGATGGCGAGCGTGGCGCTGGTGCTGACGCTGAGCGGCCGAGACGTGCCGAACAGGGCGTAGATCACCATCGGCACGAAGGCGGTGTACAGCCCGACTTCGATGGGCAGCCCGGCCACGGAGGCATAGGCGAGGGCCTTGGGCAGCACGACGGCCGCCGCAGTGACGCCGGCGACGACGTCCGGCTTGATCCATTCCTTGCGATACCCGTGCATCCAGTCGAGCACGGGTATCCGCAGATGGCTGGCAACGTGTCCCATGTTCGCGAGGCCTCCGCATTTCAGTCGGCGACGGTGCGGCTATCGACTACGTAACAGCTCAGGTTGACGCGGGGCGCACGGGTTTTCCGCTGCGATTGTCGCGAGGTTTCCCGTGCGGGCGCGGATGTGCGTAGTGTAGGCCATCGGCCCCGGCGCGCATCGACTTTGCGGCGTGCAGTAAGATGCTAGGTTCACCAGACCACGAGCCGCCCACGATGGACAGTGTTTTCCCGTTCGACCAGGCCCAGTTGCTCGCCGAATACGCCGATCTGCGGCAGCGCGCGGCCGCGCTCGACGAGCAGGTGCCGGCTTGCCTGCAGCGCATTTCCGACAAACTGCCCCGGATCAGCGGCGAATCCGAGCTTGCGGATCATTACCGGAGCCTGCTGGTCGGCGCGCGCAGCAAGGCGCTGGTGTCGATCGAGAACTACCACGAGGCGATTCCCTACCTGCAGACGGCGGAATCGCTGATCGCACAACTGAACGGTCATGCGGACGGGCAAGCCGAAGCGCGCGGCGAATTGCTGGACCGTCTCGACGAGCTGATCGACGCCGCCGTGGGCATGATCGATCTGGCCGAGCAATGTTACGGTGACGCGCGGGCGACCGATCCCGACGCCGTGCCGCCGTCGCTTCTGGACGATCCGCTGCACCCGGATGCCTGACGCGCGGCAGCGCCGTGCAAGGCCCGTTTTCCGCCGAATCCGGCTCGTAGACGGGCATGTCTGATAAAGTTTCGCCTATTCCCTTCAAAAGTCGATTCAACGGTTTTGATTATGAGCACAATCCTCGAAAATCTTCCGACCGGCCAGAAGGTCGGTATTGCGTTCTCAGGCGGCCTCGACACGAGCGCCGCGCTGCACTGGATGCGCTTGAAGGGCGCCGTGCCGTATGCGTACACGGCAAACCTCGGCCAGCCGGACGAGGAAGACTACGACTCGATTCCGCGCCGCGCCACGGAATACGGCGCCGAAGGCGCCCGCCTGATCGACTGCCGCGCGCAGCTGGTCGCCGAAGGCATTGCCGCGCTGCAATGCGGCGCGTTCCACATTTCGACGGCAGGCGTCACGTACTTCAACACGACGCCGATCGGCCGTGCCGTGACGGGCACGATGCTCGTCGCCGCGATGAAGGAAGACGGCGTCAACATCTGGGGCGACGGCAGCACGTACAAGGGCAACGACATCGAGCGCTTCTACCGTTATGGCCTGCTCGTCAATCCGGATCTGAAGATCTACAAGCCGTGGCTCGACCAGCAGTTCATCGACGAACTCGGTGGCCGCGCGGAAATGTCGGAGTTCATGCGCCAGTCGGGCTTCGCGTACAAGATGTCGGCCGAGAAAGCCTATTCGACCGATTCGAACCTGCTCGGCGCAACGCATGAAGCGAAGGACCTCGAAAGCCTGGAGTCGGGCATCAAGATCGTCAACCCGATCATGGGCGTCGCATTCTGGCGCGACGACGTGCAGATCGCGAAGGAAGAAGTGACGATCCGTTTCGAAGAAGGCCAGCCCGTCGCACTGAACGGCAAGACCTTCCCGAACGCCGTCGAGTTGCTGCTGGAAGCGAACCGCATCGGCGGTCGTCACGGCCTCGGCATGAGCGACCAGATCGAGAACCGCATCATCGAAGCGAAGAGCCGCGGCATCTATGAAGCTCCGGGCCTCGCGCTGCTGTTCATCGCGTATGAGCGGCTCGTGACGGGCATTCACAATGAAGACACGATCGAGCAGTACCGTGAAAACGGTCGCCGCCTCGGCCGCCTGCTGTATCAGGGCCGCTGGTTCGATCCGCAGGCCATCATGCTGCGCGAAACGGCGCAACGCTGGGTCGCGCGCGCGATCACAGGCGAAGTGACCGTCGAACTGCGTCGCGGCAACGACTATTCGATCCTCAGCACGAAGTCGCCGAACCTGACGTATCAGCCGGAGCGTCTGTCGATGGAGAAGGTCGCCTCGACGTTCTCGCCGCGTGACCGTATCGGCCAGCTGACGATGCGCAACCTCGACATCACCGACACGCGCGACAAGCTGCGCGTCTACGCGCAGGTCGGTCTGCTCGCACCGGGCGAGTCGTCGGCACTGCCGCAACTGAAGAACGATACCGAATAAGTCTGGCGGTTAGCGGGGCGGGTTTCGCGCGGGTGCTTCGTTCGTGAAGCTCGCGCGGCCCGCCCCGTTTTCCAGGTACGTGACGCTGCGTCACGTTACGTTGCCTGCGCATCCGTCCTTGCGTCATTGCGTTTCGCCTCTTTGCGAATCAGGCTCATCTGTCCATTGCGCTCAAGAATCGCGGCGTGCACGTCGCGCAGATCGAGCGCGTGAAGTTCGTGCCGCGCCGCCTCGAACACATCGGTGCGCGTAATCAGCGCCGCTGACATCTGACGGCTATTGAACTGTCCGTCGCGATACACCTCTCGTTCGACACCCACCACCAGCGATTCGAGCCACGGCGAGCGTACGCAACACCACGCGAGCGCGCGATGAATCAGCACGATCACCAGCGATGCCGCGAGCGTCGGCACCACGGGCGATGCGCCGATGATGACGCGGCTCAGCGTGGCGCCGAGCAGGATTGCGACCACGTAGTCGAACGGTGAGCGTTGTCCAAACGACCGCCTGCCCGAAATGCGGATCAACACGAGCGTCGCGAAGAACACGACGATCGCGCGCATGGCTGTCTGCAAGGCGGTGAGGTCCTTGCCTTCGCCGAATAGCGTGATGATCACGTCCATGGTGTGTCTCCTTTCTTTGATCCATGCGTGCCGATTGCAGGCAATACAACGGGTTTTGCAATCGTTGTGCCGCCTGCGTCAAAGACAGATGGATTCGCAATGGACATACGCAAAGCACCTTCTATGATTAGGAAGGCACTGCGTACCGCGAAACCTCTGCAATGGAGACGCTCAATGGACGACACCCGCCTGCAAACCACGCCGTTGCAAGCCGATGAACTGCGCAACATGGACCGCTTCTGGCGGGCTTGCAATTACCTGTCCGCTGGCATGATTTACCTGCGCGCGAACCCGCTGTTGCGCGAACCGCTGAAGCCTGAGCACATCAAGCGACGCTTGCTGGGACATTGGGGCTCCGATCCCGGACAGAGCTTCGTGCTCGTGCATCTGAACCGGGTCATCAGGCAACGAGATCTGAACGTGATCTTTCTCTCGGGGCCGGGCCACGGCGCACCTGCGACGCTCGCACACAGCTATCTGGAAGGGCGCTATTCGGAGATCTATCCGGATCGCGGCGAAACGGAAGAGGGCATGGGGCGCCTCTTCAAGCTCTTTTCGTTTCCGGGCGGCATCGGCTCGCATTGCACACCCGAAACGCCGGGCTCGATTCATGAGGGCGGCGAACTCGGCTATAGCCTGTCGCATGGCTATGGCGCGGCGTTCGACAATCCTGACCTGATCGTCACGGTGATGATCGGCGATGGCGAGGCGGAAACCGGGCCGCTTGCGACCTCGTGGCATTCGAACAAATTCCTGAATCCGGCGCGCGATGGCGCGGTGTTGCCCGTTCTGCATCTGAACGGC contains these protein-coding regions:
- a CDS encoding TAXI family TRAP transporter solute-binding subunit — encoded protein: MPRDNPALHRIQKPPVTPRRRWLFAVGGVVALAALGWGLYAVIEPAFQTRIVITTGADKGIYRGFAERYAPILKRDGVTLDIRSSSGSVENYERLKDSTSEYQVGFVQSGTTVPQETDRLETIAAVSYEPIWVFYRDAQTINRLAQLRGKRIGIGVPGSGLLEVSRVLLGYSDITRDNTQLFEMDASKAWRCLEDGCLDAAFFIGRPDAPMQQMLLKSDLKLMSFAQADALVQKFPSLKKVTFPRASTSIVDDRPQTDVTLLAATALLVAKDTLHPALVYLLLDAARTAHAGEDYFTPLGTFPNLNTEEFPVSSESERYFKSGRPFLQRYLPFWLASFVERRLLILVPFMAVLIGLVQALPRILESRVKKRFVVWYRELKSLEDEIWKTAQPSAHQLAQWHNELESIDAQASQIRVPTRYLHDVYALKQAISVVRHRISRAAGSDG
- a CDS encoding SulP family inorganic anion transporter, giving the protein MGHVASHLRIPVLDWMHGYRKEWIKPDVVAGVTAAAVVLPKALAYASVAGLPIEVGLYTAFVPMVIYALFGTSRPLSVSTSATLAILTAAALAQAVPGGQTAELMRATATLTLLVGGMLALAALLRLGFVANFISDPVLTGFKAGIAVVIVLDQLPKLFGIHPEKGSFFHNVAALVMGIPDASWWTVAVGVATIVILVAFEHFYPRAPAPLIAVACGIGAVVLLGLPAHGVGLVGHIPTGLPSVVVPDFSLVGALWKDAAGIALMSFTETIAAGRAFADNGEPMPKPNRELFATGLGNAAGAWLGSMPAGGGTSQTAVNRLAGARSQFAQLVTAAVTLGTMLLLAPLIGLMPHATLAAVVIVYSIGLFSPADFRAILRIRRTEFLWALAALAGVVLLGTLQGILVAIVVSLVALAHQVADPPVYVLRRKLGTNVFRPVSDEHPDDEVFPGLLVVRVEGRVFFANAEHIAQKLRPLIDEAQPKVVILEMSAVFDLEYTALKMLIEAEKRQRERGIATWLVHLNPGVLAAVQLSSLGTTLGRGRMFFNLEEALAAWRALHATDQADGASEKF
- a CDS encoding ATPase, whose amino-acid sequence is MDSVFPFDQAQLLAEYADLRQRAAALDEQVPACLQRISDKLPRISGESELADHYRSLLVGARSKALVSIENYHEAIPYLQTAESLIAQLNGHADGQAEARGELLDRLDELIDAAVGMIDLAEQCYGDARATDPDAVPPSLLDDPLHPDA
- the argG gene encoding argininosuccinate synthase, with product MSTILENLPTGQKVGIAFSGGLDTSAALHWMRLKGAVPYAYTANLGQPDEEDYDSIPRRATEYGAEGARLIDCRAQLVAEGIAALQCGAFHISTAGVTYFNTTPIGRAVTGTMLVAAMKEDGVNIWGDGSTYKGNDIERFYRYGLLVNPDLKIYKPWLDQQFIDELGGRAEMSEFMRQSGFAYKMSAEKAYSTDSNLLGATHEAKDLESLESGIKIVNPIMGVAFWRDDVQIAKEEVTIRFEEGQPVALNGKTFPNAVELLLEANRIGGRHGLGMSDQIENRIIEAKSRGIYEAPGLALLFIAYERLVTGIHNEDTIEQYRENGRRLGRLLYQGRWFDPQAIMLRETAQRWVARAITGEVTVELRRGNDYSILSTKSPNLTYQPERLSMEKVASTFSPRDRIGQLTMRNLDITDTRDKLRVYAQVGLLAPGESSALPQLKNDTE
- a CDS encoding DUF421 domain-containing protein, with product MDVIITLFGEGKDLTALQTAMRAIVVFFATLVLIRISGRRSFGQRSPFDYVVAILLGATLSRVIIGASPVVPTLAASLVIVLIHRALAWCCVRSPWLESLVVGVEREVYRDGQFNSRQMSAALITRTDVFEAARHELHALDLRDVHAAILERNGQMSLIRKEAKRNDARTDAQAT